One genomic segment of Gossypium arboreum isolate Shixiya-1 chromosome 3, ASM2569848v2, whole genome shotgun sequence includes these proteins:
- the LOC108476332 gene encoding probable receptor-like protein kinase At4g39110, producing MEIEKKPKKRKTNLFLSSILSSPSSSSVSMAILLVLFYIFVCCPVVIIASSTPADTFSPEDNFLINCDADSKPELIEGRTFKTGSEYLKTKSDSQITCSDNVPSPIYKSAKVFPEEATYSFTLKQPGYHWLRLHFYAMKDDKYDLHQSTFSVSANEIVLLHNFKINNNSVPTLKEYLINMKDPTLNLKFSPMKDSFAFINAIEVVSVPNNLVNDEGSALFPVNKFSGLAEQNYQVVYRLNMGGPLITPRNDTLGRIWIPDDNYLEEKNFAKATSIAPDGVHYSKSITPLIAPPMVYATVIEMADANIKLPNFNVSWKLDVDKSFDYLLRMHFCDIVSKTANSLYFNVYINEKMAISALDLSAVTNGLAYPYYRDTVVNASLINDGLLIQIGPLNQGTGAVNAILNGLEVMKMSNSVGSLDGEFGAEEGGLGMSHKGTVAAIGFVMMFGAFVGLGAMVYKWKKRPKDWQKRNSFSSWLLPLHAGDNSFLSKNSASQKSNFNTSGLGRYFSLAELQEATKNFDSSEIIGVGGFGNVYLGTIDDGIKVAVKRGNPQSEQGITEFQTEIQMLSKLRHRHLVSMIGYCDENSEMILVYEYMSNGPFRDHLYGKNLPPLSWKQRLEICIGAARGLHYLHTGTAQGIIHRDVKTTNILLDDAFVAKVADFGLSKDTPMGQNHVSTAVKGSFGYLDPEYFKRQQLTEKSDVYSFGVVLLESLCARPAINPQLPREQVNLAEWAMQWKRKDLLEKVIDPQLVGSINPESMKKFAEAAEKCLLEYGVDRPSMGDVLWNLEYALQLQEAFTARKSEDETNPLNTATTQTPIVVPSITSLPTDNSRSVEGPADVPTINDHSGTAVFAQFQSLDGR from the coding sequence ATGGAGATAGAAAAAAAACCGAAAAAACGTAAAACCAATCTTTTTCTATCCTCCATTTTGTcatcaccatcatcatcatccgtatcGATGGCGATCCTCCTGGTGTTGTTTTATATCTTTGTTTGTTGCCCTGTAGTTATTATTGCTTCAAGCACTCCTGCTGATACGTTCAGTCCTGAAGACAACTTCCTTATCAACTGCGATGCTGACTCGAAGCCTGAACTTATCGAAGGACGAACTTTTAAAACCGGTTCCGAGTACTTAAAAACCAAGAGTGATTCTCAAATCACTTGCTCAGATAATGTTCCTTCACCTATATATAAAAGTGCCAAGGTCTTCCCTGAAGAAGCTACGTATTCATTTACCTTAAAACAACCCGGTTACCATTGGCTTCGTCTCCATTTCTACGCCATGAAAGATGATAAATATGATCTCCACCAATCGACATTCTCCGTGTCTGCGAACGAAATTGTTCTTCTGCATAACTTCAAGATTAATAATAATAGTGTACCAACCCTAAAGGagtacttgataaatatgaaagatCCTACACTTAATCTCAAGTTTAGTCCTATGAAGGATTCGTTTGCATTTATAAACGCTATTGAGGTTGTTTCCGTACCGAATAATTTGGTAAACGACGAAGGGTCGGCACTTTTCCCGGTTAACAAGTTTTCCGGTTTAGCTGAGCAAAATTACCAAGTTGTGTATAGGCTTAACATGGGGGGACCTTTAATTACCCCAAGGAATGATACACTAGGAAGGATATGGATACCTGATGATAATTACCTCGAAGAGAAGAATTTCGCCAAGGCTACCTCGATTGCACCGGACGGGGTCCACTACTCCAAATCTATAACGCCGTTGATTGCACCGCCAATGGTTTATGCGACTGTTATCGAGATGGCCGATGCTAACATAAAGCTCCCAAACTTCAATGTCtcatggaagcttgatgttgatAAATCATTTGATTATTTGCTTAGGATGCATTTCTGTGACATTGTTAGTAAGACAGCCAATAGTCTCTATTTCAATGTTTACATCAATGAGAAAATGGCCATTTCTGCATTGGACTTGTCAGCGGTAACCAATGGGTTGGCCTATCCGTACTATAGAGATACCGTGGTGAACGCTTCGCTAATCAACGATGGACTACTCATCCAGATCGGTCCATTGAATCAAGGTACTGGGGCAGTTAATGCGATTCTTAATGGCTTGGAGGTGATGAAAATGAGCAACTCGGTCGGTAGTTTAGACGGGGAGTTTGGTGCCGAAGAGGGAGGGTTGGGAATGTCTCACAAGGGCACGGTGGCTGCAATCGGTTTCGTCATGATGTTTGGTGCCTTTGTCGGTCTTGGTGCAATGGTTTATAAATGGAAGAAGAGACCCAAAGATTGGCAAAAGAGGAATagtttctcttcttggttgctcCCACTCCATGCAGGTGATAATAGCTTCTTAAGCAAGAACAGTGCTTCTCAAAAGAGCAACTTCAACACAAGTGGCTTAGGCCGATATTTCTCGTTAGCAGAGCTACAAGAAGCAACCAAGAACTTCGATTCGAGTGAAATAATCGGTGTCGGTGGATTTGGCAATGTCTATTTAGGTACAATCGATGACGGGATTAAAGTTGCTGTTAAGAGAGGGAACCCACAATCAGAACAAGGTATCACTGAGTTCCAAACAGAAATCCAGATGCTGTCAAAGTTAAGACACAGACACTTGGTGTCAATGATCGGTTACTGTGATGAAAACAGCGAAATGATCCTGGTTTACGAGTACATGTCGAATGGACCTTTCAGGGATCACTTGTATGGAAAAAACTTGCCACCATTATCATGGAAGCAAAGGCTCGAGATTTGCATCGGAGCTGCTCGTGGACTTCACTATCTTCATACCGGTACTGCACAAGGGATCATTCATCGTGATGTTAAGACCACCAATATTTTGCTTGACGATGCCTTTGTTGCCAAGGTTGCTGATTTCGGTCTGTCAAAAGACACACCTATGGGACAAAATCATGTTAGCACTGCAGTGAAAGGTAGCTTCGGGTACTTAGATCCCGAATACTTCAAAAGGCAGCAATTGACTGAAAAATCAGATGTTTACTCATTCGGGGTCGTTCTGCTTGAATCCTTGTGTGCAAGGCCTGCAATTAACCCACAACTGCCGAGAGAGCAGGTTAACTTAGCCGAATGGGCAATGCAATGGAAGAGGAAGGACTTGCTTGAAAAGGTTATCGATCCTCAACTAGTTGGTTCCATCAATCCAGAATCAATGAAGAAGTTTGCTGAGGCTGCCGAGAAATGCTTGTTAGAATACGGCGTCGACAGACCTTCAATGGGAGATGTTTTGTGGAACTTGGAATATGCCTTGCAGTTGCAAGAAGCATTCACAGCCAGAAAATCAGAGGACGAGACCAACCCTCTGAACACCGCCACTACCCAAACTCCTATCGTGGTGCCATCCATCACCAGTCTTCCAACCGATAACTCCCGTTCGGTTGAGGGTCCAGCAGACGTTCCAACCATTAATGATCACTCAGGAACTGCAGTGTTTGCACAATTTCAAAGCCTTGATGGCAGGTAA
- the LOC108474730 gene encoding bifunctional phosphatase IMPL2, chloroplastic — protein sequence MFSQTQSQSHFLSFPSKSLPFYPPSLFHNKSPFLSFPPFKTPTISLPTKSMISNSKLSNHIDPLLLNDIQLDRFAEVGNKLADAAGEVIRGYFRKKFEILDKEDLSPVTIADQAAEESMVSIILENFPSHAVYGEEKGWRCKEESADYVWVLDPIDGTKSFITGKPVFGTLIALLKKGKPILGIIDQPVLRERWIGISGRITTLNGQEVATRACTELSRAYLYTTSPHLFSRDANEAFARVRDKVKVPLYGCDCYAYALLASGYVDLVVESGLRPYDFLALIPVIEGAGGVITDWKGNHLHWEASSTSRATSFNVVAAGDKQIHQQALDALQWQ from the exons ATGTTCTCTCAAACCCAATCCCAATCCCATTTCCTTTCATTTCCTTCCAAATCCCTTCCTTTCTATCCTCCTTCTCTCTTCCACAACAAAAGCCCTTTCCTTTCATTCCCTCCTTTCAAAACCCCCACCATTTCTCTCCCAACAAAATCCATGATTTCCAACTCCAAACTCTCTAATCACATCGACCCATTGTTGTTGAACGATATCCAACTCGACCGTTTTGCGGAAGTGGGCAATAAGCTAGCTGATGCCGCTGGCGAAGTCATCCGCGGTTACTTTAGGAAGAAATTCGAGATTCTTGATAAAGAAGATTTGA GTCCAGTGACGATTGCTGACCAAGCTGCTGAAGAATCTATGGTTTCGATTATATTGGAAAATTTTCCTTCTCATGCTGT TTATGGAGAAGAAAAAGGATGGAGGTGTAAGGAGGAATCTGCAGATTATGTTTGGGTTTTAGACCCTATAGATGGCACAAAAAGTTTCATTACTG GAAAACCAGTGTTTGGTACTCTCATTGCTTTGTTGAAGAAAGGTAAACCT ATTCTTGGTATAATTGATCAGCCTGTTCTTAGAGAAAGATGGATTGGAATAAGTGGAAGGATAACTACATTGAATGGACAAGAAGTGGCTACACGAGCTTGTACAGAACTGTCACGAGCATATTT GTACACTACAAGTCCACATCTGTTCAGCAGAGATGCTAATGAGGCATTTGCCCGTGTTAGAGATAAG GTCAAAGTGCCACTATATGGCTGTGACTGCTATGCTTATGCCCTCTTGGCTTCTGGTTATGTGGATCTTGTCGTTGAGTCCGGCCTCCGG CCATACGATTTCCTTGCACTTATTCCTGTTATAGAAGGTGCTGGGGGTGTTATTACTGACTGGAAAGGCAATCATCTTCATTGGGAAGCTTCTTCAACTTCACGTGCAACAA GCTTTAATGTAGTGGCTGCTGGAGATAAACAAATTCATCAACAAGCTTTAGATGCTTTGCAATGGCAGTAA
- the LOC108475699 gene encoding late embryogenesis abundant protein-like has protein sequence MADLIDENGNPIQLTDEQGNPVQLTDEYGNPIHVIGVATKSPPMHGGDQISVVAAESQQQQQYRPPPLRPEVFSKEEIQSFNSSSTSSFGDDGVSEKKGRKDKTKEKLTGKNYEEEEQFHTTTNAAKTSIATTTAALPRQPYVEQEGMCLREKIKAKLPW, from the exons ATGGCTGATTTAATAGATGAAAATGGTAACCCCATTCAACTCACTGATGAGCAAGGCAACCCGGTGCAATTGACCGATGAATATGGTAATCCCATCCACGTTATTGGCGTAGCCACCAAGTCCCCACCTATGCACGGTGGTGATCAGATCAGTGTTGTTGCTGCTGAGTCTCAACAGCAGCAGCAGTATCGACCGCCCCCACTGCGTCCGGAGGTTTTCAGCAAGGAAGAGATTCAGTCTTTTAACAGCTCCAGCACTAGCTCG TTTGGAGATGATGGAGTAAGTGAGAAGAAAGGAAGGAAGGATAAAACAAAAGAGAAATTAACAGGTAAAAATTATGAGGAGGAGGAGCAATTTCATACCACAACTAACGCTGCCAAAACCTCAATCGCAACCACTACGGCGGCACTGCCTCGACAGCCGTACGTTGAGCAAGAGGGGATGTGTTTGAGGGAGAAGATAAAGGCGAAATTGCCTTggtga
- the LOC108475684 gene encoding protein CASPARIAN STRIP INTEGRITY FACTOR 1-like, whose product MHNLKKIVLLLFLVSTFLLSTSMAGRQSKFVNMLAEEVDAAFEEISVEGEAIHERLLRANTKDYGRYDPTPALVKPPFKLIPN is encoded by the exons ATGCATAATCTCAAGAAGATTGTTCTACTTTTGTTCTTGGTTTCAACTTTTCTTTTATCAACTTCAATGGCAG GTCGCCAATCTAAGTTCGTCAATATGTTGGCTGAGGAAGTTGATGCAGCTTTTGAG GAGATAAGTGTCGAAGGCGAAGCAATCCATGAAAGGCTGCTTAGAGCAAATACTAAAGACTATGGAAGATATGATCCAACACCAGCTCTTGTGAAGCCTCCTTTCAAGCTTATTCCTAATTAA